A single genomic interval of Zobellia nedashkovskayae harbors:
- a CDS encoding LytR/AlgR family response regulator transcription factor yields the protein MEYTYTIIDSDATSNLQLQHYLEEYGDFTCAGLAQNSSEGTNIILKYFPDVVFVNLTENAYEYFHMVMELHQYINELPIIIGISKNKKYAYDAIKNGFFDYWLKPYNEFEIRKSILRLKKEIPAKTEPQTICLKSYRDFQYINTDDILYLQADNNSTEFVMKDGTINNAYKTLKTFENQLPKNFVRIHQSYIVNTNFISRISYGKSHCTLKQNKMQLPFSKSYRENIDGLKKILSKNTISALN from the coding sequence GTGGAATATACGTACACCATAATAGATTCAGATGCGACTTCAAATTTGCAATTACAGCACTATTTGGAGGAATATGGTGATTTCACCTGCGCTGGTCTTGCTCAAAATAGCTCGGAAGGAACTAACATTATCTTAAAGTATTTTCCAGATGTAGTTTTTGTTAATCTTACTGAGAATGCTTACGAATATTTCCATATGGTCATGGAACTTCATCAATACATAAACGAGCTTCCTATTATAATTGGCATATCTAAAAATAAAAAATACGCCTATGATGCCATTAAAAATGGTTTTTTTGATTACTGGTTAAAGCCTTACAATGAATTTGAAATAAGGAAATCCATACTACGTCTCAAAAAAGAAATACCTGCCAAAACAGAACCTCAAACCATTTGTTTAAAGTCGTATCGCGATTTTCAATACATAAATACGGACGATATTCTTTATCTACAAGCAGATAACAATTCTACCGAATTCGTCATGAAAGACGGAACAATAAACAATGCTTATAAAACGTTAAAGACTTTCGAAAATCAATTACCTAAAAACTTCGTTAGAATTCACCAAAGTTACATTGTGAATACAAACTTTATTTCTCGTATTAGCTACGGAAAATCCCATTGTACGTTAAAGCAGAATAAAATGCAATTACCCTTCTCTAAATCCTATAGAGAAAATATAGATGGTTTAAAGAAAATATTGTCAAAAAACACCATTTCCGCACTTAATTAG
- a CDS encoding tetratricopeptide repeat-containing sensor histidine kinase: protein MLPVICRPFRSIKYLSFFFIALFLVISCTQKTGQLNNTQISIQVDSVFSLIDSASNSELSSVNRIAFLNKAQERASVIENDSLKTKLFSKISLKYLILKDSANFRKTNQQTLELARVLNDSITIAEANWDLADFYRSKSNADNAYFHFSEAQKVYEKLNKNYESARMLYNMAITQADIKDYTGSEINTIKAIEILKPLEEYKRLYNCYNNLGSITKELKDFDRALDYYTTAREYQEKISEDNILDLSIVNNIGVVYLEQGNYKKAIPYFQEVIDNKSIITKRPQLYAMALNNLSYGKSKIDQNSDLSSYFEKVIKMQDSLGEIQYISRSHYCFADYYLSRKDTAQAILQAKKALSYSQIASNNDRILKSLQLLVKIEPSKSSYYNQKYIALNDSLQQVERQARNKFARIRFETDEFIAENQLLEREKQLWTGVAVSILLLGLMSYIIVDQRSKNQKLRFQQQQQAANQEIFDLMLSQKEKLEEGKKIEQKRISEELHDGVLGKMLGARMVLTGLNKRTGEEIVTERKKAIDVLQDVEKEVRSISHELSHAAYQNIPNFIHSIRDLLDTVKATGNFEYEFIYNETFDWDSLDANVKINVYRMIQESLQNCVKHAACKNVIVELSKTNIGFMARISDDGKGFKTSSRKKGIGLRNISSRIEKIKGTYTINSSPGKGTTVELEVPLEAGTESSTN, encoded by the coding sequence ATGCTTCCTGTAATTTGCAGACCTTTTCGAAGTATTAAATATCTGAGCTTTTTCTTCATAGCTCTTTTTCTAGTCATTTCATGTACTCAAAAAACTGGCCAACTTAACAATACTCAGATTTCCATTCAAGTAGATTCTGTCTTTTCATTAATAGATAGCGCCTCCAACTCCGAACTTTCTTCTGTAAATCGTATAGCTTTTTTAAACAAGGCTCAAGAAAGAGCATCAGTAATAGAAAATGACTCCTTAAAAACCAAACTGTTTTCAAAAATATCTCTTAAATATCTCATCCTTAAGGACTCCGCCAACTTTAGAAAAACAAACCAACAAACTCTTGAACTTGCCAGAGTTTTAAATGATAGCATAACTATTGCTGAAGCCAACTGGGATTTAGCGGATTTTTATAGATCAAAATCTAATGCTGATAACGCCTACTTTCATTTTTCAGAAGCCCAGAAAGTATATGAAAAACTAAACAAAAACTACGAATCTGCCAGAATGCTTTACAACATGGCAATTACACAGGCAGATATTAAAGATTATACGGGTAGTGAAATCAATACCATAAAAGCTATTGAAATCCTGAAACCTTTAGAAGAGTATAAAAGGCTATATAATTGTTATAATAATCTTGGCTCAATCACCAAAGAATTGAAAGACTTTGATCGGGCTTTAGATTATTATACTACCGCTAGGGAATACCAAGAAAAAATAAGCGAGGATAACATCCTAGACTTAAGTATCGTAAATAATATTGGTGTTGTCTATCTAGAGCAAGGCAATTATAAAAAGGCAATTCCATACTTTCAGGAGGTAATAGATAATAAATCTATAATCACAAAACGCCCACAGCTTTACGCAATGGCTTTAAACAATTTATCCTATGGTAAATCTAAAATCGACCAAAACTCAGATTTATCGTCTTATTTTGAAAAGGTCATAAAAATGCAGGATAGCCTTGGAGAAATCCAATATATTTCTAGAAGCCATTATTGTTTTGCAGATTATTATTTGAGTAGAAAAGATACTGCGCAGGCTATATTACAAGCAAAAAAAGCCCTTAGCTATTCCCAAATAGCCAGTAATAATGACCGGATTTTAAAAAGCCTACAACTATTAGTAAAAATAGAGCCCTCAAAATCTAGCTACTACAATCAAAAATACATTGCTTTAAATGATAGTCTTCAACAAGTGGAACGCCAAGCAAGAAATAAATTTGCCCGTATACGTTTTGAGACCGATGAGTTTATAGCCGAAAACCAATTGTTGGAGCGCGAAAAACAATTGTGGACAGGTGTTGCTGTATCCATATTATTATTAGGCCTTATGTCTTACATAATTGTGGACCAGCGGTCAAAAAACCAAAAACTTAGGTTTCAACAGCAACAACAAGCAGCGAACCAAGAGATTTTTGATTTAATGCTTTCTCAAAAAGAAAAATTAGAAGAAGGTAAAAAAATAGAACAAAAAAGAATATCAGAAGAACTTCATGATGGTGTGTTGGGTAAAATGTTAGGCGCTCGTATGGTCCTAACAGGACTTAACAAGAGAACGGGCGAAGAAATAGTGACAGAAAGAAAAAAAGCCATAGATGTCTTGCAAGATGTTGAAAAAGAGGTACGCTCCATTTCTCATGAACTTAGTCATGCTGCTTACCAAAATATTCCTAATTTTATACACTCTATTAGAGATTTATTAGACACCGTGAAGGCTACCGGTAATTTTGAATATGAGTTTATTTACAACGAAACCTTTGATTGGGATTCGCTTGATGCGAATGTAAAAATTAACGTGTACCGCATGATTCAAGAAAGTTTACAAAATTGTGTTAAACATGCCGCATGTAAAAACGTAATTGTAGAACTTAGTAAAACCAACATTGGTTTTATGGCCAGAATATCGGATGACGGAAAAGGTTTTAAAACAAGTTCCAGAAAAAAAGGTATAGGGCTTCGTAACATTTCGTCTAGGATTGAAAAAATTAAAGGAACGTATACTATTAATAGTTCCCCTGGCAAAGGCACTACCGTTGAACTAGAAGTTCCATTAGAAGCTGGAACGGAATCATCAACAAATTAG
- a CDS encoding response regulator yields the protein MDNLIRILAVDDHEMIVLGYKYTIEGCDFDNYNVTVNIAPSYHEGKAEIESSATRMPYDIILLDIQMFPDNSKEERGGVDLGVLVKKISPSSKVVFLSSFSDSYHINNVLKTVNPDGYMVKSEVDEKTLQDMVKTVIDNPPYYTAAALQAIRRKMANEDQIDERDKKILYQLSIGTKTKDISSLVAASSTTVENRKRQLKVIFNVESGNDFALIDEARKRGFI from the coding sequence ATGGATAATTTAATTAGAATATTAGCTGTTGATGATCATGAAATGATTGTTCTAGGCTATAAATATACTATTGAAGGGTGCGATTTTGATAATTATAACGTAACAGTCAACATAGCGCCTAGTTACCATGAAGGCAAGGCAGAAATAGAAAGCTCAGCAACTCGTATGCCCTATGATATAATATTATTGGACATCCAAATGTTTCCAGATAATTCTAAAGAAGAAAGAGGTGGTGTTGACTTAGGTGTTTTGGTTAAAAAAATATCTCCATCTTCTAAAGTTGTTTTTCTTTCATCCTTTAGCGACAGCTACCATATTAACAATGTTTTGAAAACCGTTAATCCAGATGGATATATGGTAAAGTCTGAAGTTGATGAAAAAACACTTCAAGATATGGTAAAAACGGTAATTGACAACCCTCCATATTATACAGCAGCTGCTTTACAGGCCATTCGTCGAAAAATGGCAAATGAAGATCAAATAGACGAGCGGGATAAAAAAATATTATATCAATTATCTATTGGAACCAAGACTAAGGACATATCTTCTTTAGTAGCCGCATCTAGCACAACCGTTGAAAACCGAAAAAGACAGTTGAAAGTAATTTTCAATGTTGAAAGTGGTAACGATTTTGCACTCATAGATGAGGCAAGAAAACGTGGTTTTATTTAA